A single window of Gemmatimonadaceae bacterium DNA harbors:
- a CDS encoding P-loop NTPase: MRERTVLIVGDAARPADVVLPVLTRFGFAAPDTVPSLAAAANRLRSTHADLVLLPIDGLGPVESALIEHDLRRATPFLIGVAEAATPELMLAAMRAGIAEFVASPITVREFEGAVDRLSRRMTTPVRAAGTTIAVYSAKGGLGTTTVAVNLAAALAKADPTRRVALADLVVVGGDVRVLLDATPTYDIGDLMAKVDRVDAELLNALLTPGPDGIWILPSSDKAEMLDLIDANAATSILAHLRSHFQCVVVDTEHYLGERTLAALDTADHIVLVTQLSVPALRSTQRTLQLFERLGYGAHKVHVVVNRANAESPLSMRDAEGVLGRAIRWKLPNDFDACTLATTRGVPVIDLDADSALTRSYRDLAVRLVPGGAATAPTDTLPAAPTRDDGSSPPDSRPDSRKGRLFRLAGR; this comes from the coding sequence ATGCGTGAACGCACCGTACTGATCGTGGGCGACGCCGCCCGGCCGGCCGACGTGGTGCTGCCGGTCCTCACCCGCTTCGGGTTTGCGGCGCCGGACACGGTGCCCTCCCTGGCCGCGGCGGCGAACCGGCTGCGTTCCACGCATGCGGATCTGGTGCTGCTCCCCATCGATGGCCTGGGCCCGGTGGAATCGGCGCTGATCGAACACGACCTGCGCCGAGCGACGCCGTTTCTGATCGGCGTCGCAGAGGCGGCCACACCAGAACTCATGTTGGCGGCGATGCGCGCGGGGATCGCCGAGTTCGTGGCGTCGCCGATCACGGTGCGCGAATTCGAAGGCGCCGTTGACCGCCTCTCCCGACGTATGACGACGCCAGTGCGGGCGGCGGGCACCACGATCGCCGTCTACTCGGCCAAGGGAGGGTTGGGCACCACCACGGTGGCGGTGAACCTGGCCGCCGCCTTGGCCAAGGCCGATCCGACGCGTCGGGTGGCTCTGGCCGATCTGGTCGTGGTGGGTGGCGACGTGCGCGTGCTCCTGGATGCCACCCCCACCTATGACATCGGCGATCTGATGGCCAAGGTGGACCGCGTCGATGCCGAGTTGCTCAATGCGCTGCTTACACCGGGGCCCGATGGGATCTGGATTCTGCCCTCGTCCGACAAGGCGGAAATGCTCGACCTCATCGACGCCAACGCGGCGACGAGCATTCTTGCCCACCTCCGCTCGCACTTCCAGTGCGTGGTGGTCGATACCGAGCACTATCTCGGCGAACGCACCCTGGCGGCGCTCGACACCGCCGATCACATCGTGCTGGTGACGCAACTCTCGGTGCCGGCGCTCCGCAGCACGCAGCGCACGCTGCAGCTGTTCGAGCGCCTCGGCTATGGCGCCCACAAGGTGCACGTGGTCGTGAACCGCGCGAACGCCGAATCGCCGCTCTCGATGCGCGATGCCGAAGGCGTGCTCGGACGCGCCATTCGCTGGAAGCTGCCGAACGACTTCGATGCTTGCACGCTCGCGACCACGCGTGGCGTACCGGTCATCGATCTCGATGCAGACTCCGCGCTGACCCGCAGCTATCGCGACCTGGCGGTCCGCCTGGTCCCCGGCGGAGCGGCCACGGCGCCGACAGACACCCTGCCGGCGGCCCCGACTCGCGACGACGGTTCCTCGCCGCCCGACTCTCGTCCGGATTCACGCAAGGGGCGGTTGTTCCGCCTTGCGGGGAGATGA
- a CDS encoding CpaF family protein has translation MPTLLERLTGVPAPTATLTPSPTHNGTEPPHGDGRPRPTPASVQERLSRSFTPRRLDVEALSPVDQLKVDLHRRLIDRLDLEVLERIEDPEQLDRQIRQAVAEFLRTESTPLTQAERDEVIEQIVYEVTGLGPIEPFFRDPTISDILVNGRNNVYIERKGRLARVPVSFRSDAHLMAIIDRIVSRVGRRVDESSPMVDARLPDGSRVNAIIPPLSLDGPVLSIRRFGAQLAMPQLIENGTLTREMADLLAACVEARLNIIVSGGTGSGKTTLLNALSVYVPSTERLVTIEDAAELRLQQEHVVRLETRPPNAEGLGQVVARDLVRNALRMRPDRIIVGEVRGAEALDMLQAMNTGHEGSLTTIHANSPRDALARVETMIQFANTALPLRAIREQIASALEVIVQIARMADGSRRVVSITEITSMEGDIISTQELFRFRRRGIAEDGRVIGHFEATGVAPTFTERLHVAGVDLPPSMFLAL, from the coding sequence ATGCCTACGCTACTCGAACGCCTGACGGGAGTGCCCGCACCGACGGCGACGCTCACGCCCTCCCCCACGCACAACGGTACCGAACCGCCGCACGGCGATGGTCGACCACGCCCCACACCGGCCTCCGTGCAGGAACGGCTCTCGCGCAGCTTCACCCCGCGCCGGCTCGACGTGGAAGCGCTGAGCCCGGTAGACCAGCTCAAGGTCGATCTGCACCGTCGGCTCATTGATCGCCTCGACCTCGAGGTGCTCGAGCGGATCGAAGATCCCGAGCAGCTCGACCGGCAGATTCGACAGGCGGTCGCCGAGTTTCTGCGCACCGAGAGCACGCCGCTCACGCAGGCCGAGCGCGACGAGGTCATCGAACAGATCGTGTATGAGGTCACCGGGCTCGGGCCGATCGAGCCGTTCTTCCGGGACCCGACCATCTCCGACATCCTCGTGAACGGCCGGAACAACGTCTACATCGAACGGAAGGGACGCTTGGCGCGGGTACCGGTCTCCTTCCGCAGTGACGCTCACCTCATGGCGATCATTGACCGCATTGTGAGCCGTGTGGGTCGACGCGTCGATGAATCATCACCCATGGTGGATGCCCGCCTGCCGGATGGGTCGCGTGTCAATGCCATCATTCCACCGCTGAGTCTCGACGGCCCGGTGCTCTCGATCCGTCGATTCGGCGCGCAACTCGCGATGCCACAGCTGATCGAGAACGGCACGCTGACGCGGGAGATGGCCGACCTGCTCGCCGCGTGTGTAGAGGCGCGCCTCAACATCATCGTGTCAGGCGGAACCGGCTCGGGCAAGACGACGCTCCTGAATGCGTTGAGCGTCTACGTGCCGTCTACCGAGCGCCTGGTCACGATCGAAGACGCGGCCGAGCTGCGGCTGCAGCAGGAGCATGTGGTCCGGCTCGAAACGCGCCCGCCGAACGCCGAGGGGCTGGGGCAAGTCGTGGCCCGCGACCTGGTGCGGAACGCGCTACGCATGCGCCCGGATCGCATCATCGTGGGTGAGGTGCGTGGCGCCGAGGCGCTCGACATGCTGCAGGCCATGAACACCGGCCACGAAGGCTCCCTCACCACGATTCACGCCAACTCACCGCGGGATGCGTTGGCGCGCGTGGAAACCATGATCCAGTTCGCCAATACCGCGCTGCCGCTTCGGGCCATCCGGGAACAGATCGCGTCCGCACTCGAAGTGATCGTGCAAATCGCCCGCATGGCGGACGGCTCACGACGTGTGGTGTCGATCACCGAGATCACCTCGATGGAAGGCGACATCATCTCCACGCAGGAGCTCTTCCGGTTCCGTCGACGCGGGATCGCCGAGGACGGCCGGGTGATCGGCCACTTCGAAGCGACGGGCGTCGCCCCGACCTTCACGGAACGCTTGCATGTGGCGGGCGTCGATCTGCCGCCCAGCATGTTCCTCGCCTTGTGA
- a CDS encoding type II secretion system F family protein produces the protein MSTVVLFLVFFGTLLLVLTAYGYMNRGRLEALAALRSRGTPGSATANLEILRDVRASAVPLLDRLLHRIRITPLITHALARAGVHWSAGEFVIGSVLLASLGLLATPRFGLFVSVPLACVGVALPTMVVAFRTRKRLAHFAIQLPDAIDMVVNAMRAGFSFQAAMKFVGDEMPKPVGEEFMAFYDAQRLGIDVRSALLDLQERVGTLDAKMFVTSLLIQRETGGNLTEILGGLATLIRDRGALMDQIDTLTAEPKFTGAILAALPIVAFAAMMLLNPTMMQPMFVSRTGQLMLGYAALSIVLGYLMVRRIARIAF, from the coding sequence ATGTCCACCGTCGTGCTCTTTCTGGTCTTTTTCGGCACGCTCCTCCTGGTGCTCACCGCCTACGGTTACATGAATCGCGGGCGCCTCGAAGCGCTGGCGGCACTCCGCTCGCGCGGCACGCCTGGGAGCGCCACGGCGAACCTGGAGATTCTGCGTGATGTGCGGGCGAGTGCGGTGCCGCTGCTCGATCGCCTGCTCCATCGCATTCGCATCACGCCGCTGATCACCCATGCGCTGGCCCGCGCTGGCGTGCATTGGTCGGCGGGGGAGTTCGTGATCGGCAGCGTTCTCCTCGCATCGCTGGGGCTCCTCGCCACGCCGCGCTTCGGCCTGTTCGTGTCGGTCCCCCTCGCCTGCGTCGGGGTGGCGCTTCCCACGATGGTCGTGGCGTTCCGCACCCGGAAGCGGCTGGCGCACTTCGCCATCCAGCTCCCGGATGCGATCGACATGGTTGTCAACGCCATGCGCGCCGGCTTCTCCTTTCAGGCGGCGATGAAGTTCGTGGGCGACGAGATGCCGAAGCCGGTCGGTGAGGAATTCATGGCGTTCTACGATGCACAGCGCCTGGGGATCGATGTACGCTCAGCGCTGCTGGATTTGCAGGAGCGGGTCGGTACGCTGGATGCCAAGATGTTCGTGACCTCGCTGCTGATTCAGCGTGAAACCGGCGGCAATCTGACCGAGATCCTGGGTGGACTGGCGACGTTGATCCGTGATCGCGGCGCGCTGATGGACCAGATCGATACGCTGACCGCCGAGCCCAAGTTCACGGGAGCCATTCTGGCGGCGCTCCCGATCGTGGCGTTCGCGGCGATGATGCTGCTCAACCCCACGATGATGCAGCCGATGTTCGTGTCGCGCACCGGACAGCTGATGCTGGGATACGCTGCACTCTCGATCGTGCTGGGCTACCTCATGGTGCGTCGCATTGCGCGCATCGCGTTCTGA
- a CDS encoding type II secretion system F family protein, whose protein sequence is MSTSLMMLIAVLVIAASFAAWAVVGNQARAAVIGRATERRGRAARLPPLLTRETPSMARHVEHAMTSLLPDGMLDLSNARRLVRAGFDHPSAPALYVFLRVLSVAVFPALALITLRYAAPVLLFTGIGVSAVLGLLLPPVVLRRLEQTRQRRVVHAIPDCLDLLLVCVEAGVSLDAALLRVGREMQLVHPDLAEELLVINRKSNAGMRREDALHGLYDRTGVTELRTLASAMIQSEKWGSSIGRVLRVHSESLRRKRRQVAEKTAALAATKMVFPMVLFILPALFVVIGGPMVLGLDTIWTALGLQ, encoded by the coding sequence ATGTCGACCTCACTCATGATGCTCATCGCGGTGCTCGTGATTGCCGCCTCGTTCGCCGCCTGGGCGGTCGTCGGAAATCAGGCGCGTGCCGCGGTGATCGGCCGGGCGACCGAGCGGCGCGGCCGCGCCGCCCGTCTCCCGCCCCTGCTGACCCGTGAAACGCCATCCATGGCGCGACATGTCGAGCACGCGATGACCAGCCTGCTGCCCGATGGCATGCTCGATCTCAGCAACGCGCGCCGGCTCGTACGCGCCGGGTTCGATCACCCCTCCGCGCCGGCCCTCTACGTGTTCCTGCGAGTGCTGTCGGTGGCGGTCTTTCCGGCGCTCGCGTTGATCACGTTGCGCTACGCGGCGCCGGTGCTGCTCTTTACCGGGATCGGGGTGAGCGCCGTGCTGGGACTGCTGCTCCCTCCGGTGGTGCTGCGGCGACTCGAGCAGACGCGTCAACGACGGGTCGTGCATGCCATTCCGGACTGCCTGGATCTCCTGCTCGTGTGTGTCGAGGCGGGCGTCTCGCTTGATGCCGCGCTGTTGCGCGTCGGACGTGAGATGCAACTGGTGCACCCGGATCTGGCCGAGGAGCTGTTGGTCATCAACCGGAAGTCGAATGCCGGCATGCGCCGCGAGGACGCCCTGCACGGATTGTACGACCGCACCGGCGTGACCGAACTGCGGACGCTCGCCTCGGCCATGATCCAGAGCGAAAAGTGGGGATCATCGATTGGGCGCGTGCTGCGCGTGCACTCGGAAAGCTTGCGTCGCAAGCGGCGGCAGGTGGCGGAAAAGACCGCGGCCCTGGCCGCCACCAAGATGGTGTTCCCGATGGTGCTGTTCATTCTGCCGGCGCTGTTTGTCGTCATCGGTGGCCCGATGGTCCTGGGCCTCGACACGATCTGGACCGCGCTCGGCTTGCAGTAG